The Solea senegalensis isolate Sse05_10M linkage group LG12, IFAPA_SoseM_1, whole genome shotgun sequence DNA segment TGTTTCAATATGTACCATTTTCTGTGTCATGACACTGAGGAAGTCAGTGAAGGAGATCTTCCCTGTGCCATCTTTATCCACTTCACCAATCATCTTCTTGATCTCCTCTTTCTTTGGTTCAAACCCCAGAGCTCTCATCGCAacctggtacacacacacacacacacacagagaaggatGGACATCGACATACACAGGAAAGTGTTCGTTTCCCCACCtgttgattgactgactgatcGATTGTACTTACCTTGAGCTCTTTGACATCAATGTATCCAGAGCCGTCTGTGTCAAACAGCTCGAATGCCTCCCTGATCTCCTGCTTCTGCTCCTCAGTCAGCTCTGGTTTGGGGGCAGTCTTCTTACGAGGAGGGGGCACTGGACCCTGCAGGGATGGTCTCTTGGCACTGGTTGCCTGTTAgggtattaataataataataataataataatacaaaaacacatccTTGTTTACATcaacattatatacatatgtatatacatatatatatacattactGAATTAGTGTCCCCACCTACAAACCAGAAGAATTGTGTAAATATCTATAACCTGTAACAACTCAGTAATGTATGTTTAGGCTATAAAGACAGTACAAGACATTTTGACTCACCATTAGTGACTGTTTATTTGATTGACTAAAATGACAGAGACCTGCAAATCTATTGAGCAATCAATGTTTTCCTCAGGGCGAAGAAGAATCCTCCCTCTCAttcagggaggaagaggagagagagaaacggcCTCCGCGTCACACCAGTGACACAAATTAAGCCTTTAACAGCGCTAAATGTTAGATAATATCTTATTCTTTAAAACATattcctgttttttaaaaatctagCAGAGACAGCGACCTAAATGTAGAGGAAATAACAGCCTGTAGCGACCACCATGCACAGATTCAGCTAGCTGTTGGTGATGGAGCCTGGGGTGTGTTTCATTTGTCCATCCCATGTGTCTGCAGACGTTCTGTCACCGCTTGTGTCTTCGCTGAGGGCGAGGCGGGCACAAGCCGGAGTAGAAATGAAACGCACCAGTCGGGCAAAAAGATGATTGGCTGCTGAAAATCACGGGGCGAAAgacacgaaaacaaaaaaaaaaatgcagcgcTTCAGAGAAGGTGAATTTAAAATATCCCGAACTTCACACACGGTTCATATACATTTCTGTGGAGTAGGGGAATGAGAACACCTGAAAACACTCATGTACTTTGTTAAGAAtagtaacaacagcaacattaatGTGTATGAATGTACACTTATGCGTGTATAAGAAATAAGTGTatagtaataaataattaataatctaATACAGATAACATTTTATAATACATTTGCTGTGAATAGTCTACTACATTTGTGATaagttaataatataatatagatcATTATTTACATCTATGTATATTCTTTACACTTCtgatttttatataatataatataacataatataatatagatagGGGTCCAAGAGAGAATATAATACATAGTTCAAGGGGTAGGATTAAATAAGTTCTTACTTCTTCCTGCCCCCTTTTTGTACATGAGTGTGGAGAACATTAAAtaggttggtttttttttgtcttttgtatgcattacatgtttgaaataaacaaaatacaatgacaacaacaataataatattaggtCCATGtctattcatttttatattttacatgtgtATAGATCACTATATCTGGTAAAGCAATACTGTACAATATAATTCTATATGCAATAAATAAACTGTACTTGTCCTCGGGCACTCATAGTACAACAACTGCAGAACAGTACACAATATGACAGCATTTAGAATACATGCTATGCAATACAATGAACAACATATTGAACCTTAAAAGCAATCACATTGCTATAATATTCACCCACAACATCTACAACCTCTACACAGAGTGACAAAATATAGTATATATCACTGATTAATTACCTTCTGACAGAGCCATTACAACAAAATCTGTGACCATATGCgtgacattcatttcatttcccatTTCTCACTTTTCTCACTTTTCTCACTTTTCTCCTCATATAATGTGCATTTTCAGCACtccaataaatgacaaaaacaaacagtcctTCAATACAATTAAACAATCATATTACATCATAATGTGTGagcagaacaagaacaaaaacacgatatcagagaagaaaactgaaatgaaactaaaaaataatcatattaatGTTGACGGTGATTCGGGGGGCGCGGTCTCCGAGGTGGGCGGTTGTTAAACCATGTTCTCGGTCCTGATTGGTTTGAATTGTGGCGTTCTTTGACGTACTCTGAATGTGATTGGCTGTTCGCTGAAGCCATGTTTGTGCTGAGCGTCAGCTCCGCCAATAACAGAGCTGCTCTCACTCAGCTGATTCATGCTGTACATGGACTCAGCGGGACGGTTGTAAGCGGTTCTGACTGAGCGCAGGTAAGAGGAAGTTAAACTGAGTTTTCCTCTGTAGACTTTAAGTTAATAACAATACTTTTCTTCACATACAGCTGCTGTCTTTGTAAAGTTTTCACCTCACTGCCTTCCTGTTAATATCACTTCTCAGTCGTCATGGCCACGCGTCTCAGACCGGTGAGTGTCTTATTATGAATCCAGTTTTTTTAAGTGCTGGCGTTTACcttgatttaaagctgcagtgcgtacaTTTAGGTGGATATTTGTTGatgattttcttcttcctcagtttggtctttgtgtTCATAAACGGTGTACATTTGTGGGCCCTTCATCTAAAAACGGGCTCTATCAATTTATACTTCATTTTCGTACATTTTATCATCACTACATACTTCCATGCCTCATTTGTGTGGAGGTTTACACAATACTTCCTCGCGGGGGCAGTGCAGAGCACCAAGTCACATTAAAAGTGGTTTTTATTGTGCTTAATAGAAATAGACTGAAACACGAATGTAAGACTACTAAATGTAAGTCGTGccattaataatatataataatataataaatgggCCTTAACACTGTAGAGCAggatttgtgtgtatacagcagcagagcaggagctTAGGGTTTACTCTGTATAACTGCTGAACAACtaggttttttgagcagtagaagtTCAGTAGAATAGTTTTACCCgtgtgttttatatattttttttataatctatATGTTGTCCTGGTGCAGTGTAATAAGCGGTGTGCAGTCATTGGGGGCTCTGGCTTCCTGGGCAGACACCTGGTGGAGAAGCTGTTGGAGCGAGGCtactctgtgtcagtgtttgacatCCATCAGAGCTACGAGTTGCCTGGGGTCACCTTTCACCAGGGAGACCTCTGCAACAAACAGGTGAGGGCATACGGACACTGTCAGTCTGTGTGAGATTAACCAAGTCTTATGAGTTTCAACCTGGtatttgacctttttattgattattttccacCTCACTCCTGCGTAAAGCAGAGTTTAAAGCATGCTTTTACAATTATTGCAATCACTTtagtcaaaataatatatactaGTGAAATTTTCATTTAATCCAATGCTAACCCTAACTAACTCTTTTACAAAAAAGTTAAATGCAtcttcagctgcagctgtgatgtTAATTGGTCTCTGTGTTGCCCCGGTGCAGACTCTCCTGCCAGCGCTGAAGGACGTATCCCTGGTATTCCACTGtgcttctccagctcctggCAGTGATAACCGTGCATTGTTTGAGAAAGTCAACATCCAGGGCACACGCACTGTTATTCAGGCCTGCAAAGAAGCTCAAGTACAGGTGAGGTAGCTACTTCTGGATTTACTTTTAAAGTCTGAGAGCGGCCATTTAAGTGGTTTACCTGTTtgcttttggcagaaattggTCCTGACAAGCAGTGCCAGTGTAGTGTTTGAAGGGACAGACATTAAGAATGGACGCGAGGACCTACCATATGCGAAGAAGCCCATCGACTACTACAcagagaccaagattgaacagGAGAAGGTCGGAGAATAATGAGTATAATTTAAGTTTCATCATCTACAGAGAAACCAAAAATCAGACAATTCACTTTATACTATATTCTTTTATTGAGATGATTGTTTCCAAAAGGAATATTgcatttttcttcctgtttacGTGTTGTAGAGCACGATGTGATTATGATTCTATCTACATTACATCCACTTCTGTGAAAAACTCCAGTGAACACACAATAACCAGGTTAGGATATAGACGTGTCTACATATTGCTACTAAGATTGGAGTAATACCTTAATCGGAAAATGCTGTTTATGGCAGTGTTTAGCAATTATTTTGGTAAGTCATGTTATGTGAGAAAAACGTTTGAGTTCCAACTTCTCATATTTCATGGGGGGGAGGCGATTTTAACAGAATTAATCAGTGATTGAgaatttttcatgtttttcagacAAACATCAATTCAAAGAAAAGACATTAGATGaattttttaatcaacattcCACAACAATGACAGAAGTGATTTCATCTTATCTAGACTTCCTTTAATTGCATGTCATCTTCTCCACGCTCTTCACGTATCAGTCACATCTAAGTCAAGTGAAGGAAGCAAACAACCAGAGCACCTTTGATTGAAGTTAACAGTGAACGTCTTCTCCTGTCCTTTGTTACAGTTGGTCCTCGCAGCTTGTGACAAAGAGAACGGTTTCTTCACAGTCGCCATCCGCCCTCATGGCATCTTTGGCCCCCGGGACCCACAGCTGGTTCCTATCCTGGTGGACACGGCTCGCAGGGGCAAGATGAAGTTCAAAATTGGGTATGTTTTTGGGGTTCGGGTTAATCACCAGTGAGTTGCATCAGTGCTGTTTCATCTATCAATGGATTCTAAAGAATGTTATtgattttcagacattttatcGTCT contains these protein-coding regions:
- the cetn2 gene encoding caltractin encodes the protein MATSAKRPSLQGPVPPPRKKTAPKPELTEEQKQEIREAFELFDTDGSGYIDVKELKVAMRALGFEPKKEEIKKMIGEVDKDGTGKISFTDFLSVMTQKMAEKDSKEEILKAFRLFDDDETGKISFRNLKRVAKELGENLTDEELQEMIDEADRDGDGEVNQQEFLRIMKKTCLY
- the nsdhl gene encoding sterol-4-alpha-carboxylate 3-dehydrogenase, decarboxylating; its protein translation is MATRLRPCNKRCAVIGGSGFLGRHLVEKLLERGYSVSVFDIHQSYELPGVTFHQGDLCNKQTLLPALKDVSLVFHCASPAPGSDNRALFEKVNIQGTRTVIQACKEAQVQKLVLTSSASVVFEGTDIKNGREDLPYAKKPIDYYTETKIEQEKLVLAACDKENGFFTVAIRPHGIFGPRDPQLVPILVDTARRGKMKFKIGDGTNLVDFTFVENVVHGHILAAEHLRPDSPICGKPYHITNDEPVRFWDFMSEVLVGLGYAAPRYRLPYTFVYGLAVLLWLLALILRPLVSFKPTFTPMRVALAGTHHYYSCERAKQDMSYKPVVSLKEGIARTVQSYPHLRQGA